One window of Bernardetia sp. genomic DNA carries:
- a CDS encoding 3-hydroxyanthranilate 3,4-dioxygenase: MKKPFNLQKWIDDNRHLLKPPVGNQQVYLDNEDYIVMVVGGPNSRKDYHYNESEELFYQLEGNIVVKIIEDGKFVDIPIKAGEMFLLPPKVPHSPQRTEGSIGLVIERYRREGEEDGFMWYCENCGNKLYEERFELTDIVAQLPKVMQTFYNSEELRTCNKCNTVMQPPQKIK; the protein is encoded by the coding sequence ATGAAAAAACCATTCAATCTCCAAAAATGGATAGATGATAACCGACACCTTTTAAAACCTCCTGTTGGAAATCAGCAAGTTTATTTAGATAATGAAGATTATATTGTGATGGTGGTGGGAGGACCAAATAGCCGAAAAGATTATCATTACAATGAAAGTGAAGAACTTTTTTATCAGTTGGAGGGAAATATTGTCGTTAAGATTATAGAAGATGGCAAATTTGTCGATATTCCTATTAAGGCAGGAGAGATGTTTTTACTTCCTCCGAAAGTGCCTCACTCTCCACAACGTACAGAGGGTTCTATCGGACTTGTCATTGAAAGATATAGGCGAGAAGGCGAAGAAGATGGCTTTATGTGGTATTGTGAAAATTGTGGAAATAAACTCTATGAAGAGCGTTTCGAACTCACTGATATTGTTGCCCAACTACCCAAAGTGATGCAAACGTTTTATAATTCAGAAGAACTAAGAACTTGTAACAAGTGCAATACAGTAATGCAACCTCCTCAAAAAATTAAATAG
- a CDS encoding acetyl-CoA carboxylase biotin carboxyl carrier protein subunit, whose translation MQITTQSNTYQVRKEKNTSSKTTSLFLNDNLIESDIQQISEREFHVLRNNVSYRVEVLKADYEAKEFEIRINGNIHTLKAKDRMDLLLESLGMENAASAKVTDLKAPMPGLVLDILIEEGAKVEKGTPLMILEAMKMENVLKAAGEGEIKSIPVNKGQNVEKGAVLIEFQ comes from the coding sequence ATGCAAATCACAACCCAATCAAATACCTACCAAGTTCGTAAAGAAAAAAACACATCTTCTAAAACAACTTCTCTTTTTTTGAATGATAATTTAATCGAATCAGATATTCAACAAATTTCTGAAAGAGAGTTTCACGTTTTGAGAAATAATGTTTCTTACCGAGTGGAAGTTTTGAAGGCAGACTATGAAGCTAAAGAATTTGAAATTCGTATCAATGGAAATATTCATACACTAAAAGCAAAAGATAGAATGGATTTACTTTTGGAAAGTTTAGGTATGGAAAATGCTGCCTCTGCCAAAGTAACTGACCTTAAAGCTCCAATGCCTGGACTTGTCTTGGATATTCTGATAGAGGAAGGTGCAAAAGTAGAAAAAGGAACTCCTCTAATGATTTTGGAAGCTATGAAAATGGAAAATGTTTTGAAAGCAGCAGGAGAAGGCGAGATAAAGAGTATTCCAGTAAATAAAGGACAAAACGTAGAAAAAGGAGCTGTTCTGATAGAGTTTCAGTAA
- a CDS encoding DUF983 domain-containing protein, which yields MGKERSKFQAILQCKCPRCRQGDIFVKSAFHYKFAKTHRNCPVCNLKYERTLGFWWTAMYISYAFNVAHVITVLFAVNILSENRPDLWVYFASILGTFIFFIPFYFRYSRVITLHLPVFSNVKYSNDPKVWEAQGE from the coding sequence ATGGGAAAAGAACGCTCAAAATTTCAAGCCATCCTTCAATGTAAATGCCCTAGATGCAGACAAGGAGATATATTTGTAAAATCTGCTTTTCATTATAAGTTTGCCAAAACTCATAGAAATTGTCCTGTATGCAATCTAAAATATGAACGTACTTTAGGCTTTTGGTGGACAGCTATGTATATCAGTTATGCTTTCAATGTAGCCCATGTTATTACGGTATTATTTGCTGTCAATATTTTATCGGAAAATCGTCCTGATTTGTGGGTTTATTTTGCGTCTATTTTAGGTACATTTATTTTTTTCATTCCTTTCTATTTCAGATATTCAAGAGTCATTACTCTACACTTACCTGTTTTTTCGAATGTCAAGTACAGCAATGACCCTAAAGTTTGGGAAGCACAAGGAGAGTAG
- the hemC gene encoding hydroxymethylbilane synthase, whose protein sequence is MAKKTIKIGTRNSQLAMWQAEHVQSLLESHGLATEIIAIETKGDKILHKAISKIGSKGVFTEELEEMLHTGKVDLAVHSAKDMASTLPNGLELIAYTKREKAHDVVVSYNSDFKLDAADKWLVGTSSTRRIAMLKHYYPNIRTTNMRGNLQTRMRKLEEGQCDALLLAYAGVHRMGYEEFIVEHLTLDEFTPQAGQGSVTIEVSSKISDKLKAAIREAINDEETEYCLLAERAYLKYLDGGCSIPSFVLAKVEGDMLRIDAGLISLSGKKIIRKSGEIHKEKGQELAVKLAQEVLKAGGDKILEKIKNKK, encoded by the coding sequence TTGGCTAAAAAAACTATCAAAATCGGAACAAGAAACAGTCAGCTTGCGATGTGGCAGGCAGAGCATGTGCAAAGTTTACTCGAATCACATGGCTTAGCGACTGAAATTATTGCCATCGAAACCAAAGGAGATAAAATTTTGCATAAAGCTATCTCCAAAATTGGTAGTAAAGGCGTTTTTACAGAAGAATTAGAAGAAATGCTTCATACTGGCAAGGTAGATTTGGCTGTTCATAGTGCAAAAGATATGGCTTCTACACTTCCTAATGGACTTGAACTAATAGCTTATACAAAGAGAGAAAAAGCGCACGATGTAGTAGTAAGTTATAATTCAGATTTTAAACTAGACGCTGCCGATAAGTGGCTTGTAGGAACTTCTTCTACACGCAGAATAGCAATGCTCAAACATTACTATCCTAACATTAGAACAACGAATATGCGTGGAAACTTACAAACACGTATGAGAAAACTAGAGGAAGGACAATGTGATGCGCTTCTTTTGGCTTATGCTGGCGTGCACAGGATGGGATATGAAGAATTTATTGTCGAACATCTGACCCTAGATGAGTTTACTCCACAAGCAGGGCAAGGCTCTGTAACGATTGAAGTTTCTAGCAAAATAAGTGATAAACTGAAAGCTGCTATTCGTGAGGCAATAAATGATGAGGAAACCGAATATTGTTTGCTTGCAGAACGTGCCTATTTAAAATATTTAGACGGTGGTTGCAGTATTCCTTCTTTTGTATTGGCAAAAGTAGAAGGAGATATGCTCCGTATTGATGCAGGACTCATCAGTCTATCAGGAAAAAAAATCATACGTAAATCAGGAGAAATTCATAAAGAAAAAGGACAAGAACTGGCTGTCAAACTTGCACAAGAAGTGTTGAAAGCTGGGGGTGATAAAATTTTAGAAAAAATAAAAAATAAGAAATGA
- a CDS encoding RNA recognition motif domain-containing protein, protein MNLYVSNLPYSISEEELEAVFSELGVVTSAKIITDRETRRSRGFGFVEMETEEDGQAAIEELNGIELKGREIQVKKAIPRENRGGGNFRPSREY, encoded by the coding sequence ATGAATCTTTACGTATCAAACTTGCCTTATTCTATTTCAGAAGAAGAATTAGAGGCAGTATTTTCAGAGCTTGGTGTAGTTACATCAGCAAAAATCATCACAGACCGTGAAACACGTCGTTCAAGAGGATTTGGTTTCGTTGAAATGGAAACTGAAGAAGATGGTCAAGCAGCCATCGAAGAATTAAACGGCATCGAACTTAAAGGTCGTGAAATCCAAGTAAAAAAAGCCATTCCTAGAGAAAACAGAGGTGGAGGAAATTTCCGTCCATCACGTGAATACTAA